The sequence below is a genomic window from Anaerolineales bacterium.
AAAACCTAAAAATGTTTTTCTCCGTGATCCTCCGTGTTCTCCGTGGATTGGAACCAAAGGCACCGGAATAGTACCAGGTTTTTTTTCTACGGAGGTCACGGAGGAACACGGAAAAGCCTAAAAATGTTTTTCTCCGTGATCCTCTCTGTTCTCCGTGGATGTAGATCATGCGACTCGGAATGTCACCGAACGTCCGCCGCCGCGGGGATGCCGCCGGCCGAGCGGGCGGTTTGCACGGCCTTCACCACCGCACGGGCGAAGACTTCCGCCGCGCAGGCGCCGACCAGGCTGACCGGGGCTTTCCGCCCGCCGGTTGAGAGGGCGAAGATCGTATCCCCGTCGAGCATCGTATGCGCCGGGCGGACGGAGCGGGCCAAGCCGTCCTGCGCCATTTGCGCCACCTTGTTGGCTTCTTCCTTGGACAGCAGGGCGTTGGTCGCCACCACGCCGATCACCGTGTTGCCGCCCTCGGCCAGTCCGAGGATCAGGCTTCCGGCGCGGCTGCGCATCACGGAGAGGGTGTCGGCGAAGCGCGACGATCCGCCGATCCGCAGCAGCCCCACGCCCACCGGCCGCACGCCGGCGAGGATCCCTCCGCCCGCGGGATCGATCACGTCGCCGAAGGCATTCACCGCGACGAGCGCGGCCGTCACCACGCCGCCTCCGCATTCCATGCTGGCGCTGCCGATCCCGCTCTTCACCGCCCCCGCCATCCCGAATATTTTTCCGACCGTGCACCCCGTTCCCGCCCCGGCGTTGCCCTCGGCGGGCGGTTCCGCGGAGGCGGCCTGGCAGGCGCGGTAGCCCATTTCCGCATCCGGACGGATTTTCACATCCCCGATCGCCAAATCATAGAGGATCGCCGCGGCGACGATCGGCACCTTTGCCGTCACGGTGGCGAAGCCGATCTTCCTTTCCTCGAGCCAGCGCATTGCGCCCGAGGCGGCGTCGAGCCCGAAGGCCGATCCGCCGGCGAGCATCACGGCGTGGATCTTGCGCACCAGGTGCATCGGGCGGAGAAGGTCGGTTTCGCGCGTCCCGGGCGCCCCGCCGCGCTGGTCCACGCCGGCGACAGCGCCTTTGCGGCAGAGCACCACG
It includes:
- a CDS encoding P1 family peptidase, which produces MGRLNDSITDVPGILVGQAQDESALTGCTVVLCRKGAVAGVDQRGGAPGTRETDLLRPMHLVRKIHAVMLAGGSAFGLDAASGAMRWLEERKIGFATVTAKVPIVAAAILYDLAIGDVKIRPDAEMGYRACQAASAEPPAEGNAGAGTGCTVGKIFGMAGAVKSGIGSASMECGGGVVTAALVAVNAFGDVIDPAGGGILAGVRPVGVGLLRIGGSSRFADTLSVMRSRAGSLILGLAEGGNTVIGVVATNALLSKEEANKVAQMAQDGLARSVRPAHTMLDGDTIFALSTGGRKAPVSLVGACAAEVFARAVVKAVQTARSAGGIPAAADVR